The Drosophila sulfurigaster albostrigata strain 15112-1811.04 chromosome 3, ASM2355843v2, whole genome shotgun sequence genomic sequence CGAAATTTTACTGGAAAAACTCGACCGGCTAATGTTTCATGATCCAAAAAGACACTATGCTTATACGCTGGCTTAGGCCGAGGACGTTTCGtgtactaaattaatataattttaaaaaatatgcattaaattttaataaatttaccaaaattACCTCCTTTAAATGCAGAGATGTGCTCAGCGGTCTGCATTCTGTTGAGCAAAAGTTATTTCGATGAGTGGCATTTTGAGCATCGTTTAGTGTACAATTATTTAGTTCCTCTCTGTTGTAACACTTGGCGCATAGACTTTTTGTGTCTACTATATGGCGAACGGGACCTTCATAGGGCGCAGGAGGAACAGAAACTTCTGGTACTTGAGTGAGATCTTCAGGTGTTTCAGCATAGTTTACATCTACTAACTTAATCTTGAAGTCAGGACATGGACCGTTGGATGACTCGAAGCAATTACGGCTACAGATTTTTGGGAAGCTTTTACTTAAGATGCTTTTCCATGTTTGACAACTATTTCCCGCCTCTGTCATATTGCGAAATAGATGAAAACTATTGCATTTaagtattcaaattttgagaattaattttaaggaGACATGTCTGAGACATACACAAATATGaactaaaattcattttattagctTGTGTGTAAATAGAACATAATACATTCTTAGTTCCTCAGTAGTCTAGTAGAATTCTGTAATTTCAAAAccaatttgttgaatttacGACAagtagtattaaaaaataacgaaaaactaaaatttattaaaaaatcgtTTATTAACGgcttgtttatgtttttgaaTGTCGATAAAGTATCGATAAAACTTAGCTATCGGTTTGCATTTATCAACACTCCGAACTTTTGCGTTTAGCACACTGCTCTGCTATGTTCAGTTAAACAGCTGTTGAGCGGCAATTGGCCGCCAAAATTACGGGATTTGTGCAATGGAGTTTCCACTCTCAGATTTTAACTTACGGGACTTACTCCGAGAACTACACAGCTATGCATTGAGTACAGAGGGCACAATGGAGGAGCTACGAGACCGCTTGCAGACGGCTCGCAGCGATGAGGCCGAGGCTCAGGCAGAGGGTCGTGTGCGTCCTGGAAGACCACCAATATGCAAGTATGGAGCTTGTGTGCAGCCAGATGATTTCTCCGAGGTGGAAGTGATGCAAGAATCGGAGTACGAGGAGTTCCTAAAGAAATTACAGTGGAGACTGCGACGTGTTAACAAATCATATCTACGCGATGGAATGGATTACTATCATCCTGGAGTGCTCCATCAAATTGATAGGACGAAGACATATACCTTTAATATGTGCGAGTTTTCTCTGCGACAGATGCCATTTATTCACAAGGTAAGTTTCCTTACCTCAGTTGTTTGCTTAttcacacaataataatagtgtTTGATAGATATTTGCCATATTCATATCGAGCACAACGGAACATTATCATCGTCTCTGCtatgcaaaaacttttgccaagaCTCGCACCTTGAACATGACGAAGGAGCAGTTGAATGCACCTGTAAGTAGAATGACCCTATATTGCTTGCATAACACTGATATAGTAAGGACCTTCGTTATAGGTTGTCACACGTGGAGATGTTGGCAGAGCAATGTCAAATATATTGCTCGAAATCGAAGTTAATGGATTGGAGAATTTCGTTGCTGTCATCACGGACAATAATAGTGTCATCCTCAAAGCTTTGGAAGAGGTTAACATGGTCAACAGGGCCAAGTTACCTCCTATTCTTCTCGATAGTGGCCAACTGCACAAGATCTTTCAGGATATGTTCTGTGCGAAATCGTCTCGTTGCCTAATACAACTAGAGACTGCGCATTTCCAAAAGAGCACTTATAAAGCTCAACTTGAAAAGATTGGACAAAACTATACACAAAATACAGATTCCGCCATGGTGTTTGAAGACCACTTGGCAGCTATACCGAAAGTATTGGAGGCCATGTGGAAGATCAAATCGCACAAAGATAAACCCATTTCATTGGCACTCTTAAATAATTCACGGTTAAATATGTTTGCCAGTGAGGCTGAGAACAATATTCCTCCGATTCCATATGAGGATAGTGCCATTGGTGGCGGAGTCTTGCAATTAGTTCTCTTCGATACGTTATGGTGTATGTCCATTGGAACCGAAATAGAGGAAAAGTATGTTGTTGAAACGCAAGACAAAGCAGTACTAGAGTTTGTTCATGGGCCAGAGCCGGAGCTGGACTTTGACCTGGAACTGGATCCAGATATGGACCCAGATCTTGAGACAGATCTGGACCAGGATCATGATGAGTTTCCAAAGTTAATATTAGAAGAAGTGCAGGAGTTAATGCAAGAACCAGTGCAGGCTCCAATGCCCGGACCAATTCAAGTAATAATACAATTGCCTAGGCAAGATCAGATGCAAGATCAAATGCAAGGTACAACTCAAGCGTCATTGCAAGCATCCATTCAAGAGACAATACAAGCGACAATTCAGGATCTAATACAAGACCCAAGGCAAGGGCGAATTAATTTGGTAATTCAAATGCCGCCACAAGACCCACTCCAAGGGCCAATGCAAGGGCCAATGCAAGAGCCAATGCAAGGGCCAATGCAGCAGTTAATTATAGAGCCAATGCATGACCAAATGCAAGAGCCAATGCAGGAATTAATGCAAGGCTCAATGCAAATAGAAGATCAATTGGAGGAGCTGATTCATGGCCCAATGCAAGAACAAATGCAAGACCAAATCCAAGGTCTAATGCAAGGTCAAATACATGGAATGCAAGGGCCCATGCAAGGACCAATGCACGGACCAGTGCACGGACCAGTGCAAGCGCCAATGCAAGGGCCAATGCAAGGACCAATGCAAGGACCAATGCAAGGACCAATGCAAGGACCAATGCAAGGACCAATGCAAGGACCAATGCATGGGCCAGTGCATGGGCCAATACAAGAAACAATGCAAGCGCCATTGCACGACCAAATACAAGAATTAATCCACGGACCTCATCAAGGGCCAATGCAAGGACCAATGCATACGACAATGCAAGCTCAAATGCAAGGGCTAATGCATGGGCCAATGCAAGAACCCACAGCGGAAGagctgcaaaatgaaatgctaGACCAAATCCAAGAACATATACAGGAAGAAATGCAAGGACAAATGGAAGATCAATTGCAAGGAGAAATCGTGGGCCAAATCGAAGAGATGATGGAGGAGCAAATGCAAGGGCAAATGGTAGGCCAAATGCAAAACCTAATGCAAAACCAAATGCAGGAGCAAATGCAAAACCAAAACGCatcacaaatgcaaatgcatcaCCAAATGCATGAACAAATGCAAGGCCAAATGCATGTTCACACTCAAGAGCATTTACACGAGCAAATGGAGGAACACATGCAGGAGGATAGTGAGGACGATATCGAAGAAGACATCCAAGACGATATGCAAGAGCAGATGCAAGAGCTGTTGACAGAGCCAGCTCAGCAGTTACTGCCAGAACCGATACAGGAACTATtgccaaatgaaatacaagaGCCAATACAAGAGCTAATACAAGATGCAACGCAAGAGCCAGTGCCAGATAATTGGTTTGATATATTGGATCCATAGGGACTCGTCGTATGTGATCTTTATTGTAAGTTTAAATGTTTGGAAAATCTTAGTGATCCAAGATATtaaagtttttcttcttttatttctaGTTGCAAAGTGCTGCCTAAACCTTGTAGTATATTCTCCTCTTTGCGCTTCAGCGATAGCTTTGTCTCTTCATTCTCATCGAATATTTGCAAATGCTTGGCGTAataccaaacaaatatattgcaaaaaccTCCTAGAAGAACAAATGTCGCTGCCGTGTAATTGAGCACATATCTAaggtattaaatatatagaagAATTTGTTAACATTAAAtccattttaattgtttcatATTTACCTCAGTGAGTATGTGTCGTAAAGCCAACAATTGCCCTTATTGCTGCACGTCTTGCCCCAAACCAAGCAGTATTTATCGATTAGCCAACCATAAAATATCGGACTGGGTATAAATGCCAGCAACGAAGTGACCATGCTGCCAAGTCCCAACCCAAAGCTTTTCTGCTCCGGTGGAATGCAGCGCAACGATATGAGAAAGTTGGTTGATTTACTGGACGCTCCCACAAGCTTGAGGAAGCACATGACGACTAGGAAAATGTAGAACTGTTGAGTGCAATCAACAGGACAATGTCCACCGACTGCAGTCTGCCACTGAAAGAATCGATTATCAGTTTTACGTTGAAATTCCACTTCCAAGCATTACTTACGTGGGAGACATCAGTGTCAGTAATGTTTGGAGCCGAAATACACGAGCATCCTGTGTATATTTTGCGATCATTATCGAACGGATCTTTGCTCATGGCAGTGCAGCCAGCATGACAGGCGGTTGTATAGGTGACATTATTCGGACTACAGATCGGGgaataaaatgcataatcaCAATGACAAGAGGcactgcagctgttgctggtCGTCGCCATGGATCCCAATTGATCGCTATCTTTGCAGCCAATCAGCGAATAGCACAATATGCCAGCAACTGTTAAAAAATCAACTATAACATTCCATGAGACAATAGCACGAGCTCCTGGCTTGAACTTGTAAATGACGTAGCCTGAGAGCACAACACCCACGGCGGAAAATGAGAGTGGCACAGGACCCGATGCCATGGATGCCACAGATGCCGACTGACGGTATTGGATCTCGATGTACTTCTGCGAAAAGGTCCAATAGACATTGTATCCAAAGAAGTAAACGATTGAAGCAGCCATGTTATACACATAGACTTTGTTCACGGCTAGACCTTTGACCGATTTCCACATGTCGCTGACTGAATGCGCCTTATGTTTATCGTTGGGATCTGGTTCTTCAGTTTTTGCCTGCTTTAAACGTCTTGCCTTCGCACTGGGCAACTCCTTGGGGAATAGAGCAATAACGAATGCGCTTAGCAGTGTGATAACAGCCAATAGTATATATCCAAGCCACCAGGCACCCATCCATCTGGGATCTGTATTCTTGATAAGTGGACTTAAGCGGGGATCAATGTACAGCTTCAAGCACTGCGAAGATAGTAAGTATCCAGCTGACGGACCCATCATCCTAAGAAATGTGGATAAGGCTAAGGCAAGCGATAAGTGAGTAAGcgcatataaataattagtttTAAGATTCACACATACTCAGCATCGCTGGCGCTTTCGACTTGGCCGTGTTGTCATCCATGTAGGCCACGCCCACAATTATTACCATTCCCGCTCCAATTCCCAATATTAGCTGGGCAACGAACAAAATGATAATGGGTGACCATGATTCGATGTCCATGTGACAATTGGTTTTCTCAGATGTGCACAATTGTGAGCTGCTCAATGAGGATGTTGAGTTCCCAGTGATATTTCGATTTCCAAATTCCTGAGTTAATTTTAAGGCGTCTTCACCGGCTCCATAAAGGAAGTGCAGCGAGGCATTCATTATGCAGAAGACTGTGATTATTAAAAAGCCtaaaaaaaatgcagcaattgaaaatctgtaaataatgtaatgtaattgttattaaaaaataatttttaccCAAGCCCATCCAACGTGGTCGATGCACATTTCGCAGATAATAGCCTATAATGATCGATGAAAACATGGCACTTATATCATTTCCAGTTGATAATACTCCCAAAACTTTCGTTGGTATTTTGTAGCGTTTTTCGAGCGTTGTCATTGTGCTATTGAAATACGCAAAGGACATGGCCATAAAGCAGCTGGTTATGCCAAAGACGGCCACAAAAATGGTTCCAGTAGCAAGTCTAGtaataaatagtaataataatttgagattaaaaaataaatttacgtTTTGAAATTACCTTTGCAGAATGGGTCCCTTAAATATCCAAAATCCACCGGAAGTATCCTTGTCTATGAGTTGAACatccatttcaattttctcgGGTTTCTCTTCAACTGGTTTCTtaactccatctccatctccaagAAATGGAACTGCTTCAGTTTGTTCCTTTACTTCAACGCTCATTCTCGACTTGTTTCATTCAAAAGCACTAATCGACTGAACTAAGTTGGTTTCAAGTTTAAACTTATCGCGACACTTTACGTCAATAAAAGACCTTtcatataaaacaaaagattACAGAGATGCATTTATGACGACTGGTATAGTCTGCCTCTGGAAGTTAATTCCTCGCGTGATAAGCTAATGAGATGCTTACAGTCCAGATATAGCATCAAATGATAATACATACGTGCGTGTAATCGCACCACCTACATAcatcaattatattattaaagagTTCTTGTTTAGCACAACAtaagtaaacaattttattttcatcaaagaaaatatttgttttgttttttttttttattggtacaaaaaaataaactcttCACTATCCACACTCATTCGATTTATAGAATGATTCTTCTATAGTTTATCTTTACGCAATCTATCATTAAGCTCCCCTGCATCGTGTGGCTATCTGACTAGTCTCGTTTTTTCTGCTCatcattaatttgcatatttaaatagacTGGCGCCAAACTAATTCCAGAAGCGTGTTCAAATCGCATATATCTCggcaatgcaaataaaacaccAAGCAAATCATAATGTGATAATTACTGCTTTAACGCTTATAAAACTTTAAGTGCTTTATTAAGACCTATCTAGACTATTTACTTAACTAATTGTGTCTGATAAACCGAGGTGAAAATCTAATTAAGGAGAGTATTTTAATACGATCGccttatgaaattaaaatgctttccCATGATGATTATGCTTATAGAAATTCTAATATTCGTTACTCATgctatattattgtatattttcatGCGCCCTATCAATCAACCATTTTTATAgacgctacccatagggtttAAGGTCTTGTAACCTTGTTCCTATATGATATGTAACAGGCAGGTGGAGAtcgcatatatttatatatatatatatatgtagatatatacatatgtatattcttgatcagcgtcaacaccCGATGCGGTATAGCCTTATCCATCTGTCTGGTCTGTTCGTCCGTATAAACACAGACTTTAAAAGATAAAGCAACAATTTGTGttttgacagcacttgttattgttgcctacagattaagtatattttatatttttgtcaaGCGATTtctggtacatacaataataactaaagtttttatgatttctgagaCTTTGGTAACGTTCagattaaaatcttaaaagttatttgagaaacaattttatacaGCAAAAAACAGATTCTGCACTTGGTTCtcagttgctttgggtgactatctggtatattttgtactctatggtatattttgaatgttgtggTATAcggtatttttgttatatttaaagaatgaTACCGCACTGcgttgatttcatttaaaatgtgttgCGGGTAtatcaaagtcgagcacactcgactgtagctttctcacttgttttattttaaaatttactctGCTTGCcctttttatattaatgtgACACCCATTTTATACTTCAGGTTGGCCTTCTAATCTCgtgtattatttataaaaaaaacaaacacaataaaattcaacaatGAATTATATTCAGTATCAACACagtaaataatgaataaagtACACAGTACAGTCTCTTATAAGTTCTAATAAATTCTAGAATGCCAAAAACTAACATTttctgatgatgatgatgatgattaaaGCTCTTCCAAGGGCTGTTCCACAGGCGCTTTAATCACATCGGTTATTGAAAGTTTGCTATAATCATCATAGTTGCCATCTGGTTTCTCCTTCTCCTGTGTGACCTCGTCGAACACCTTAAGATCCTTGGCATTAAGCCAAACAGCGATATTTAAAACACCGCCGAAGAATATGAAAAACGCAGACACTAAATTAAACGTGTATctgaaatatgaataatatgaaatgatgcatattaatatagtatattaaaaattgtgtgtgttgagggATTTACCTTAATGATTGCGTATCGTAGAGCCAACAATTGCCCTTATTGCTGCACGTCTTGCCCCACACCAAACAGTACTTGTCCAGGAGCCAACCAAAGAAAATTGGACTGGGTATTAGAGCTGTCAGACACGCAGCCATGCCAGTGAGTCCCATGGCTAAACTCTTGTCCGCTGGCAGAATACAACGGAGGGTAATCAGCACATTGGTTGACTTGCTGGAGGCACCGATGAGCTTGAGGAAGCACATGGCGGCcaggaaaatataaaactgtTTGGTGCAATCCACTGGACAGGCGCCATCAACTGCCGTCTGCAACTAAATTAAGGATAAGGTTGCTATAGGGATTAATTGTTCATTGTTGCTTACATGGGAGAGATCATTTTCGGTTGTATTGGAGGCAGCAATACAACTGCAGCCTGTGAACAAAGGACGTCCGAGGGTGTCCGTACCTCTGCCCGTGCAGCCGGCGTGGCAAGCAGAGATGTAGGTGACATTGCTGGGACTACAGATTGGCGCATAATGCACATATTCACAGTGGCAAGAGGCACTGCAGCTATCTCCTGTAGTTGCCATGGAACTCAGTTGATCACTGCCCTCACAGCCAATGAATATATAGCCCACCACAGCAGCCACCGTCAAGAAGTCGACTATAGCATTCCAAGCAGCCATAGAGCGTGCACTTGGCTTGTACTTGGACACCACATAACCAGACAGCAGCACTCCGATGGCAGAGAAGGTGAGTGCCACAGATCCAGTGGCCAATGTGGC encodes the following:
- the LOC133845561 gene encoding uncharacterized protein LOC133845561 isoform X1 encodes the protein MEFPLSDFNLRDLLRELHSYALSTEGTMEELRDRLQTARSDEAEAQAEGRVRPGRPPICKYGACVQPDDFSEVEVMQESEYEEFLKKLQWRLRRVNKSYLRDGMDYYHPGVLHQIDRTKTYTFNMCEFSLRQMPFIHKIFAIFISSTTEHYHRLCYAKTFAKTRTLNMTKEQLNAPVVTRGDVGRAMSNILLEIEVNGLENFVAVITDNNSVILKALEEVNMVNRAKLPPILLDSGQLHKIFQDMFCAKSSRCLIQLETAHFQKSTYKAQLEKIGQNYTQNTDSAMVFEDHLAAIPKVLEAMWKIKSHKDKPISLALLNNSRLNMFASEAENNIPPIPYEDSAIGGGVLQLVLFDTLWCMSIGTEIEEKYVVETQDKAVLEFVHGPEPELDFDLELDPDMDPDLETDLDQDHDEFPKLILEEVQELMQEPVQAPMPGPIQVIIQLPRQDQMQDQMQGTTQASLQASIQETIQATIQDLIQDPRQGRINLVIQMPPQDPLQGPMQGPMQEPMQGPMQQLIIEPMHDQMQEPMQELMQGSMQIEDQLEELIHGPMQEQMQDQIQGLMQGQIHGMQGPMQGPMHGPVHGPVQAPMQGPMQGPMQGPMQGPMQGPMQGPMQGPMHGPVHGPIQETMQAPLHDQIQELIHGPHQGPMQGPMHTTMQAQMQGLMHGPMQEPTAEELQNEMLDQIQEHIQEEMQGQMEDQLQGEIVGQIEEMMEEQMQGQMVGQMQNLMQNQMQEQMQNQNASQMQMHHQMHEQMQGQMHVHTQEHLHEQMEEHMQEDSEDDIEEDIQDDMQEQMQELLTEPAQQLLPEPIQELLPNEIQEPIQELIQDATQEPVPDNWFDILDP
- the LOC133845565 gene encoding uncharacterized protein LOC133845565, translating into MTEAGNSCQTWKSILSKSFPKICSRNCFESSNGPCPDFKIKLVDVNYAETPEDLTQVPEVSVPPAPYEGPVRHIVDTKSLCAKCYNREELNNCTLNDAQNATHRNNFCSTECRPLSTSLHLKEYTKRPRPKPAYKHSVFLDHETLAGRVFPVKFRIRRDKNHCLDCGKELYLRDPITDNTNVVVLRNCCDIKVYTSKYIDNWHRVPILSLTGNEVMKKRTLNEVCQLEPKKKPIEVVEAAMPSVVYIPPEPKGKKGKGKGKGKGKKK
- the LOC133845561 gene encoding uncharacterized protein LOC133845561 isoform X3, giving the protein MEFPLSDFNLRDLLRELHSYALSTEGTMEELRDRLQTARSDEAEAQAEGRVRPGRPPICKYGACVQPDDFSEVEVMQESEYEEFLKKLQWRLRRVNKSYLRDGMDYYHPGVLHQIDRTKTYTFNMCEFSLRQMPFIHKIFAIFISSTTEHYHRLCYAKTFAKTRTLNMTKEQLNAPVVTRGDVGRAMSNILLEIEVNGLENFVAVITDNNSVILKALEEVNMVNRAKLPPILLDSGQLHKIFQDMFCAKSSRCLIQLETAHFQKSTYKAQLEKIGQNYTQNTDSAMVFEDHLAAIPKVLEAMWKIKSHKDKPISLALLNNSRLNMFASEAENNIPPIPYEDSAIGGGVLQLVLFDTLWCMSIGTEIEEKYVVETQDKAVLEFVHGPEPELDFDLELDPDMDPDLETDLDQDHDEFPKLILEEVQELMQEPVQAPMPGPIQVIIQLPRQDQMQDQMQGTTQASLQASIQETIQATIQDLIQDPRQGRINLVIQMPPQDPLQGPMQGPMQEPMQGPMQQLIIEPMHDQMQEPMQELMQGSMQIEDQLEELIHGPMQEQMQDQIQGPMHGPVHGPVQAPMQGPMQGPMQGPMQGPMQGPMQGPMQGPMHGPVHGPIQETMQAPLHDQIQELIHGPHQGPMQGPMHTTMQAQMQGLMHGPMQEPTAEELQNEMLDQIQEHIQEEMQGQMEDQLQGEIVGQIEEMMEEQMQGQMVGQMQNLMQNQMQEQMQNQNASQMQMHHQMHEQMQGQMHVHTQEHLHEQMEEHMQEDSEDDIEEDIQDDMQEQMQELLTEPAQQLLPEPIQELLPNEIQEPIQELIQDATQEPVPDNWFDILDP
- the LOC133845561 gene encoding uncharacterized protein LOC133845561 isoform X6, which gives rise to MEFPLSDFNLRDLLRELHSYALSTEGTMEELRDRLQTARSDEAEAQAEGRVRPGRPPICKYGACVQPDDFSEVEVMQESEYEEFLKKLQWRLRRVNKSYLRDGMDYYHPGVLHQIDRTKTYTFNMCEFSLRQMPFIHKIFAIFISSTTEHYHRLCYAKTFAKTRTLNMTKEQLNAPVVTRGDVGRAMSNILLEIEVNGLENFVAVITDNNSVILKALEEVNMVNRAKLPPILLDSGQLHKIFQDMFCAKSSRCLIQLETAHFQKSTYKAQLEKIGQNYTQNTDSAMVFEDHLAAIPKVLEAMWKIKSHKDKPISLALLNNSRLNMFASEAENNIPPIPYEDSAIGGGVLQLVLFDTLWCMSIGTEIEEKYVVETQDKAVLEFVHGPEPELDFDLELDPDMDPDLETDLDQDHDEFPKLILEEVQELMQEPVQAPMPGPIQVIIQLPRQDQMQDQMQGTTQASLQASIQETIQATIQDLIQDPRQGRINLVIQMPPQDPLQGPMQGPMQEPMQGPMQQLIIEPMHDQMQEPMQELMQGSMQIEDQLEELIHGPMQEQMQDQIQGLMQGQMHVHTQEHLHEQMEEHMQEDSEDDIEEDIQDDMQEQMQELLTEPAQQLLPEPIQELLPNEIQEPIQELIQDATQEPVPDNWFDILDP
- the LOC133845561 gene encoding uncharacterized protein LOC133845561 isoform X8, yielding MEFPLSDFNLRDLLRELHSYALSTEGTMEELRDRLQTARSDEAEAQAEGRVRPGRPPICKYGACVQPDDFSEVEVMQESEYEEFLKKLQWRLRRVNKSYLRDGMDYYHPGVLHQIDRTKTYTFNMCEFSLRQMPFIHKIFAIFISSTTEHYHRLCYAKTFAKTRTLNMTKEQLNAP
- the LOC133845561 gene encoding uncharacterized protein LOC133845561 isoform X2, with protein sequence MEFPLSDFNLRDLLRELHSYALSTEGTMEELRDRLQTARSDEAEAQAEGRVRPGRPPICKYGACVQPDDFSEVEVMQESEYEEFLKKLQWRLRRVNKSYLRDGMDYYHPGVLHQIDRTKTYTFNMCEFSLRQMPFIHKIFAIFISSTTEHYHRLCYAKTFAKTRTLNMTKEQLNAPVVTRGDVGRAMSNILLEIEVNGLENFVAVITDNNSVILKALEEVNMVNRAKLPPILLDSGQLHKIFQDMFCAKSSRCLIQLETAHFQKSTYKAQLEKIGQNYTQNTDSAMVFEDHLAAIPKVLEAMWKIKSHKDKPISLALLNNSRLNMFASEAENNIPPIPYEDSAIGGGVLQLVLFDTLWCMSIGTEIEEKYVVETQDKAVLEFVHGPEPELDFDLELDPDMDPDLETDLDQDHDEFPKLILEEVQELMQEPVQAPMPGPIQVIIQLPRQDQMQDQMQGTTQASLQASIQETIQATIQDLIQDPRQGRINLVIQMPPQDPLQGPMQGPMQEPMQGPMQQLIIEPMHDQMQEPMQELMQGSMQIEDQLEELIHGPMQEQMQDQIQGLMQGPMHGPVHGPVQAPMQGPMQGPMQGPMQGPMQGPMQGPMQGPMHGPVHGPIQETMQAPLHDQIQELIHGPHQGPMQGPMHTTMQAQMQGLMHGPMQEPTAEELQNEMLDQIQEHIQEEMQGQMEDQLQGEIVGQIEEMMEEQMQGQMVGQMQNLMQNQMQEQMQNQNASQMQMHHQMHEQMQGQMHVHTQEHLHEQMEEHMQEDSEDDIEEDIQDDMQEQMQELLTEPAQQLLPEPIQELLPNEIQEPIQELIQDATQEPVPDNWFDILDP
- the LOC133845561 gene encoding uncharacterized protein LOC133845561 isoform X4, translated to MEFPLSDFNLRDLLRELHSYALSTEGTMEELRDRLQTARSDEAEAQAEGRVRPGRPPICKYGACVQPDDFSEVEVMQESEYEEFLKKLQWRLRRVNKSYLRDGMDYYHPGVLHQIDRTKTYTFNMCEFSLRQMPFIHKIFAIFISSTTEHYHRLCYAKTFAKTRTLNMTKEQLNAPVVTRGDVGRAMSNILLEIEVNGLENFVAVITDNNSVILKALEEVNMVNRAKLPPILLDSGQLHKIFQDMFCAKSSRCLIQLETAHFQKSTYKAQLEKIGQNYTQNTDSAMVFEDHLAAIPKVLEAMWKIKSHKDKPISLALLNNSRLNMFASEAENNIPPIPYEDSAIGGGVLQLVLFDTLWCMSIGTEIEEKYVVETQDKAVLEFVHGPEPELDFDLELDPDMDPDLETDLDQDHDEFPKLILEEVQELMQEPVQAPMPGPIQVIIQLPRQDQMQDQMQGTTQASLQASIQETIQATIQDLIQDPRQGRINLVIQMPPQDPLQGPMQGPMQEPMQGPMQQLIIEPMHDQMQEPMQELMQGSMQIEDQLEELIHGPMQEQMQDQIQGLMQGPMQGPMQGPMQGPMQGPMQGPMQGPMHGPVHGPIQETMQAPLHDQIQELIHGPHQGPMQGPMHTTMQAQMQGLMHGPMQEPTAEELQNEMLDQIQEHIQEEMQGQMEDQLQGEIVGQIEEMMEEQMQGQMVGQMQNLMQNQMQEQMQNQNASQMQMHHQMHEQMQGQMHVHTQEHLHEQMEEHMQEDSEDDIEEDIQDDMQEQMQELLTEPAQQLLPEPIQELLPNEIQEPIQELIQDATQEPVPDNWFDILDP
- the LOC133845561 gene encoding uncharacterized protein LOC133845561 isoform X7 — translated: MEFPLSDFNLRDLLRELHSYALSTEGTMEELRDRLQTARSDEAEAQAEGRVRPGRPPICKYGACVQPDDFSEVEVMQESEYEEFLKKLQWRLRRVNKSYLRDGMDYYHPGVLHQIDRTKTYTFNMCEFSLRQMPFIHKIFAIFISSTTEHYHRLCYAKTFAKTRTLNMTKEQLNAPVVTRGDVGRAMSNILLEIEVNGLENFVAVITDNNSVILKALEEVNMVNRAKLPPILLDSGQLHKIFQDMFCAKSSRCLIQLETAHFQKSTYKAQLEKIGQNYTQNTDSAMVFEDHLAAIPKVLEAMWKIKSHKDKPISLALLNNSRLNMFASEAENNIPPIPYEDSAIGGGVLQLVLFDTLWCMSIGTEIEEKYVVETQDKAVLEFVHGPEPELDFDLELDPDMDPDLETDLDQDHDEFPKLILEEVQELMQEPVQAPMPGPIQVIIQLPRQDQMQDQMQGTTQASLQASIQETIQATIQDLIQDPRQGRINLVIQMPPQDPLQGPMQGPMQEPMQGPMQQLIIEPMHDQMQEPMQELMQGSMQIEDQLEELIHGPMQEQMQDQIQGQMHVHTQEHLHEQMEEHMQEDSEDDIEEDIQDDMQEQMQELLTEPAQQLLPEPIQELLPNEIQEPIQELIQDATQEPVPDNWFDILDP
- the LOC133845561 gene encoding transcription factor SPT20 homolog isoform X5, yielding MSNILLEIEVNGLENFVAVITDNNSVILKALEEVNMVNRAKLPPILLDSGQLHKIFQDMFCAKSSRCLIQLETAHFQKSTYKAQLEKIGQNYTQNTDSAMVFEDHLAAIPKVLEAMWKIKSHKDKPISLALLNNSRLNMFASEAENNIPPIPYEDSAIGGGVLQLVLFDTLWCMSIGTEIEEKYVVETQDKAVLEFVHGPEPELDFDLELDPDMDPDLETDLDQDHDEFPKLILEEVQELMQEPVQAPMPGPIQVIIQLPRQDQMQDQMQGTTQASLQASIQETIQATIQDLIQDPRQGRINLVIQMPPQDPLQGPMQGPMQEPMQGPMQQLIIEPMHDQMQEPMQELMQGSMQIEDQLEELIHGPMQEQMQDQIQGLMQGQIHGMQGPMQGPMHGPVHGPVQAPMQGPMQGPMQGPMQGPMQGPMQGPMQGPMHGPVHGPIQETMQAPLHDQIQELIHGPHQGPMQGPMHTTMQAQMQGLMHGPMQEPTAEELQNEMLDQIQEHIQEEMQGQMEDQLQGEIVGQIEEMMEEQMQGQMVGQMQNLMQNQMQEQMQNQNASQMQMHHQMHEQMQGQMHVHTQEHLHEQMEEHMQEDSEDDIEEDIQDDMQEQMQELLTEPAQQLLPEPIQELLPNEIQEPIQELIQDATQEPVPDNWFDILDP